The region GCCGTTGCCGATGCCCATCGCCCGCAGGTGCACGCCGAGCGGGTTCTCCCCCGCGCCGTCGCGACCTCGGGGCAGGTCCAGCTCGATCTCGCGTCGCACCCCGGTGCGCCTCACCTGGCCGGCAAGGGTACGGATCAGCGGGTGCGCGGCGATCGAGCCGGGGGTGCTGCCGGTACGCAGGAGCCCCATCGCGCGGGCGGCCGGGTTGATCAGCACGGGCTCGTCGTCGTTGTCGAGCACCACGACACCGGCCCGAAGCGAGTCGATCGTCCGGCGGCCGAGCCCGGTCTGCTGCTCGTCGGCTATCGCGGGCCTCCCCCTGTTCCAGCGGGAGCTCGCGCTGCCCGTCGACGTGGAGCGACCGTCCCGCGCGGGCAGGAACCGGGGCAGCAGGAAACCGGCGGCCAACCCGGCCACCAACGCCACGGCCACCACGACCGCCACCGCCCACTCCACCCGGCGATCGTAGGGGCATTGTTAACCTGGCTACCACACAGATCGGGACGAACCCCCCGCACTTCCGAAATTGTTCACCCCTGCGTCTGGCGTCGTTCACCGTGGTTCATCCGGGGTCCGTCCGCGCGCCCTACCGTTGGCGTCGCACCTGCTCTACCCCCTGCGCCGGCACCCGTCGGCGGCGACCGACCACAGGACGTGATGATGCGCGACGAGTTCCGGGCCGACCTCCAGATCGTCAGCCAACTGCTGGTGGACATGGCGGAGGGCGTCCGCGCCGCCATGCGCCAGGCCACCCGGGCCCTGCTCACCGCCGACCGGCAGTCCGCCGAGACGGTCATCGAGCGGGACGCCGAGATCGACGACCTCTACCGGCACGTCGAGGAGCGGGTCTGTGACCTGCTCGCCCGACAGGCGCCGGTCGCCTCCGACCTCCGGGCGATGATCACCGCGCTGCACGTGGCCGCTGATCTGGAGCGGATGGGCGACCTGGCCGAGCACGTGGCGAAGACGGCCCTGCGCCGGCACCCCTCCCCCGCCGTCCCGGCCGAGCTGCGGGCGGTCTTCACCGAGATGTCCGAGATCGCCGACCGGATGGCGGTGAAGATTGGCTCGGTGCTGGCAAAGCCCGACGCCGACCTCGCCCGCCA is a window of Micromonospora sp. WMMD961 DNA encoding:
- the phoU gene encoding phosphate signaling complex protein PhoU → MRDEFRADLQIVSQLLVDMAEGVRAAMRQATRALLTADRQSAETVIERDAEIDDLYRHVEERVCDLLARQAPVASDLRAMITALHVAADLERMGDLAEHVAKTALRRHPSPAVPAELRAVFTEMSEIADRMAVKIGSVLAKPDADLARQLDGDDDAMDELHKNLFAVLLGDDWPYGVETAIDATLLGRFYERFADHAVNAGEHVVYLITGESSPTTN